A single Thiohalobacter thiocyanaticus DNA region contains:
- a CDS encoding (2Fe-2S)-binding protein, which yields MYVCLCKNITSSQIRDAVETGRAGCVRSLARELGVATQCGKCARCARELVDSCARSAVEAAPAAQPQVAV from the coding sequence ATGTACGTCTGCCTGTGCAAGAACATTACCTCCAGCCAGATCCGCGATGCTGTCGAGACCGGCCGTGCCGGCTGTGTTCGCAGCCTGGCTCGCGAGTTGGGCGTGGCGACCCAGTGCGGCAAGTGCGCCCGCTGTGCCCGTGAGCTGGTCGACAGTTGCGCCCGCAGCGCAGTCGAGGCCGCTCCGGCTGCCCAGCCGCAGGTCGCGGTCTAA